The following are encoded in a window of Streptomyces sp. SAT1 genomic DNA:
- a CDS encoding MFS transporter, whose amino-acid sequence MAIDTTPTATPATPATPATPATATATPATPTTVPDPQPTSSASAASRLSTRDKLVLFVLCAAQFMVALDFSVLNVALPELGTDLGMSRSALQWAVTAFALPSGGFLLLFGRVGDLFGRRRLFLAGLALFGAASLLATLAWDPASFLAGRVLQGLGAAAIVPTGMSLLTTTFPEGPARDRALGISGTLLSLGFTVGMVAGGVLTDALGWRSTMALLTVFALIVLPLAPGLLPESRTPHRPRLDVPGAVTVTTGLLSLIYALSTAADHGFGRADVIAALLAGLALLAAFAVVESRSAAPLVSLPMLRRRTVAFGNLGGLVTFSMMSTVVFVLTLYLQETLRLSAFETGLVFGVQGVLSVVAGSYAAKVIGRFGARRTLAGSLAGQGALIAALLGLGTGSWSVWLATAAVALASMFHLGAIVSYGLTVTSGVPDEEQGLATGLVTSTQQVGITVGIPLLGVLATTSDDLLAGVHTVLALDALIVLAAALLVGLGLRTGRGARP is encoded by the coding sequence ATGGCGATCGACACCACCCCGACGGCCACCCCGGCCACCCCGGCCACCCCGGCCACCCCGGCCACCGCGACGGCCACCCCGGCCACCCCGACAACCGTCCCCGACCCCCAGCCCACCTCCTCGGCATCGGCGGCCTCCCGGCTGTCGACGCGCGACAAGCTCGTCCTGTTCGTCCTGTGCGCGGCCCAGTTCATGGTCGCCCTGGACTTCTCCGTCCTGAACGTGGCCCTGCCGGAACTCGGCACCGACCTCGGCATGAGCCGCTCCGCGCTCCAGTGGGCCGTCACCGCGTTCGCCCTGCCCTCCGGCGGCTTCCTGCTGCTGTTCGGCCGGGTCGGCGACCTGTTCGGCCGCCGCAGGCTGTTCCTCGCCGGGCTCGCCCTGTTCGGCGCGGCCTCCCTGCTGGCCACCCTCGCCTGGGACCCGGCGTCCTTCCTGGCCGGACGGGTGCTCCAGGGCCTGGGCGCCGCGGCCATCGTGCCCACCGGCATGTCCCTGCTGACCACCACCTTCCCGGAGGGCCCGGCCCGCGACCGCGCCCTCGGCATCTCCGGCACCCTGCTCTCGCTGGGCTTCACCGTCGGCATGGTCGCCGGCGGCGTCCTCACCGACGCCCTCGGCTGGCGCTCCACGATGGCGCTGCTCACCGTCTTCGCGCTGATCGTGCTGCCCCTGGCCCCCGGCCTGCTCCCCGAGTCCCGCACCCCCCACCGCCCCCGCCTCGACGTGCCCGGCGCGGTCACCGTCACCACCGGTCTGCTCTCGCTGATCTACGCCCTGTCCACCGCCGCCGACCACGGCTTCGGCCGCGCCGACGTGATCGCCGCGCTGCTCGCCGGACTCGCCCTGCTGGCCGCGTTCGCGGTCGTGGAGTCCCGCTCCGCCGCCCCGCTGGTCTCGCTGCCCATGCTGCGCCGCCGCACGGTGGCCTTCGGCAACCTGGGCGGTCTGGTCACCTTCTCGATGATGTCGACGGTCGTCTTCGTCCTGACCCTCTACCTCCAGGAGACCCTGCGCCTGTCCGCCTTCGAGACCGGCCTCGTCTTCGGGGTGCAGGGCGTGCTGTCGGTCGTCGCCGGCTCGTACGCGGCGAAGGTCATCGGCCGCTTCGGCGCCCGCCGTACGCTGGCCGGCTCGCTGGCCGGGCAGGGCGCGCTGATCGCCGCGCTGCTCGGGCTGGGCACCGGCTCCTGGTCGGTGTGGCTGGCCACCGCCGCCGTCGCCCTGGCCAGCATGTTCCACCTGGGCGCGATCGTCTCCTACGGGCTGACCGTCACCTCGGGCGTGCCCGACGAGGAGCAGGGCCTGGCCACCGGGCTGGTCACCTCCACCCAGCAGGTGGGCATCACCGTCGGCATCCCGCTGCTGGGCGTGCTCGCCACCACCTCCGACGACCTGCTGGCCGGGGTGCACACCGTGCTCGCCCTGGACGCGCTGATCGTGCTGGCGGCGGCGCTGCTGGTGGGACTCGGCCTGCGTACCGGCCGGGGAGCCCGCCCCTGA
- a CDS encoding helix-turn-helix transcriptional regulator: MSRRARVSPAEAGLPDGGARRRTPGLRREEVAVLAGVGASWYQWLEQGRDISVSAQVLDAVARVLRLGGTERRHLYVLAGLNPPAPEVAPDKRDMCEGLRRLIDTWMPYPAHIMDLYYNCVMYNDAAAVVLGMRPDITQNCLVDFFTDPLYRARSHSWERNARTVVAQFRAACAARPGDEGYQAVLERVSRASAEFTALWEEWDVEEPGQVRKELEHPLVGLLCVESTAMKVPARPDLTVVLHTPLDEANTAAKLEWLASPEGRRGAMYPVAG, encoded by the coding sequence ATGAGCAGGCGGGCCCGGGTGTCCCCGGCCGAGGCGGGGCTGCCGGACGGCGGGGCGCGCCGGCGTACGCCCGGACTGCGGCGGGAGGAGGTCGCCGTGCTCGCCGGGGTGGGCGCCTCCTGGTACCAGTGGCTGGAACAGGGCCGGGACATCTCCGTCTCCGCGCAGGTCCTGGACGCGGTGGCGCGGGTGCTGCGGCTCGGCGGCACCGAGCGGCGCCATCTGTACGTGCTCGCCGGGCTGAACCCGCCCGCGCCCGAGGTGGCGCCGGACAAGCGGGACATGTGCGAGGGGCTGCGGCGGCTGATCGACACCTGGATGCCGTATCCGGCGCACATCATGGACCTCTACTACAACTGCGTGATGTACAACGACGCCGCCGCGGTGGTGCTGGGCATGCGCCCGGACATCACGCAGAACTGCCTCGTCGACTTCTTCACCGACCCGCTGTACCGCGCCCGCTCGCACAGCTGGGAGCGCAACGCCCGTACCGTCGTCGCGCAGTTCCGGGCCGCGTGCGCCGCCCGGCCCGGCGACGAGGGGTACCAGGCGGTGCTGGAGCGGGTCTCGCGGGCCAGCGCGGAGTTCACGGCGCTGTGGGAGGAGTGGGACGTCGAGGAGCCGGGGCAGGTGCGCAAGGAGTTGGAACATCCGCTGGTGGGGCTGCTGTGCGTGGAGTCCACGGCGATGAAGGTGCCGGCCCGGCCGGATCTCACGGTGGTCCTGCACACGCCGCTGGACGAGGCGAACACCGCGGCGAAGCTGGAGTGGCTGGCCTCGCCGGAGGGGCGGCGCGGGGCGATGTATCCGGTGGCGGGGTGA
- the era gene encoding GTPase Era, with protein MSVRTQSSEQSAEAAHRAGFACFVGRPNAGKSTLTNALVGQKVAITSNRPQTTRHTVRGIVHRPDAQLILVDTPGLHKPRTLLGERLNDVVRTTWAEVDVIGFCLPADQKIGPGDRFIAKELAGIRKTPKVAIVTKTDLVDGKALAEQLIAIDQLGKELGIEWAEIVPVSATAGRQVDLLADLLIPLLPEGPALYPEGDLTDEPEQVMVAELIREAALEGVRDELPHSIAVVVEEMLPREDRPEDKPLLDIHANVFIERPSQKGIIIGPKGKRLKEVGIKSRKQIEALLGTPVFLDLHVKVAKDWQRDPKQLRRLGF; from the coding sequence ATGAGCGTTCGTACCCAGTCATCCGAGCAGTCCGCCGAGGCTGCCCACCGGGCCGGCTTCGCCTGTTTCGTGGGCCGCCCCAACGCGGGCAAGTCCACCCTCACGAACGCTCTGGTCGGGCAGAAGGTGGCGATCACCTCCAACCGGCCGCAGACCACCCGGCACACCGTGCGCGGCATCGTCCACCGGCCGGACGCGCAGCTGATCCTCGTGGACACGCCGGGGCTGCACAAGCCGCGGACGCTGCTGGGCGAGCGGCTGAACGACGTGGTGCGGACCACGTGGGCCGAGGTGGACGTGATCGGCTTCTGCCTGCCCGCCGACCAGAAGATCGGGCCCGGTGACCGGTTCATCGCCAAGGAGCTGGCGGGGATCAGGAAGACGCCGAAGGTCGCGATCGTCACGAAGACCGACCTCGTGGACGGCAAGGCGCTCGCCGAGCAGCTCATCGCGATCGACCAGCTGGGCAAGGAGCTGGGGATCGAGTGGGCGGAGATCGTGCCGGTGTCGGCGACGGCCGGCCGGCAGGTGGATCTGCTCGCCGATCTGCTGATCCCGCTGCTGCCGGAGGGGCCCGCGCTGTATCCCGAGGGGGATCTGACCGACGAGCCCGAGCAGGTGATGGTGGCCGAGCTGATCCGGGAGGCGGCGCTGGAGGGGGTGCGGGACGAGTTGCCGCACTCCATCGCCGTGGTCGTCGAGGAGATGCTGCCGCGGGAGGACCGGCCGGAGGACAAGCCGCTGCTCGACATCCACGCGAACGTCTTCATCGAGCGGCCCAGCCAGAAGGGGATCATCATCGGGCCGAAGGGGAAGCGGTTGAAGGAGGTCGGGATCAAGTCGCGCAAGCAGATCGAGGCGTTGCTCGGTACGCCGGTGTTCCTCGACCTTCATGTGAAGGTCGCGAAAGACTGGCAGCGGGATCCCAAGCAGTTGCGTCGGCTCGGTTTCTGA
- a CDS encoding glycoside hydrolase family 31 protein — translation MRRPSRSPRVLLAALALALALPVGLTAQDQAQAAQATPAAPAPRLTSSPAELTLTVPRGRTAPGYRLTVTTAQLALTTSRSGATVLATAPAGTGALRFRADGTWQHATRVTDWTWRHGTLTLTAATTAPGTSVQARITPAADRYQLDWQVTGQTVPDRLGLAYALSSAGHWYGHGEAQTPSGGPGTDQPWPLDTGQVAHTNFGPASYYMVDPFWYTSRSTGLRVDTGHVMDVALNQGGDGLGRFDIESAEPYRATVFVESTPLDVYRDYIGIVGKPAKSDATYRQYAEPVWNSWAQFYTDVDQAKLLDYAQELHDNGIGGHTLQLDDKWESDYGNMTFDPKAYPDPAAMSKKIHDLGFDFGLWVTLWINLDSDQYGYAADHGYLLKSATDTTKPCTVTWWNGTAGIVDLANPDAKAWYEGRLKSLMSAYGVDGLKFDTRFIDEKCAPHEGYKPTDYQRLGAQLADEYDLQGVGIRVHWDTTAHRAGFVTRQEDKGTGWNSLRASVSQNLAISTIGYPFVTTDMIGGSLGQSAPTKQVLVRWAQSASLMPLMYASTSPVETNDPTTGQKVVYDQETIDLYRAALARHARLAPYIWDQVQATLRTGDPIMRPLFFDFPKDRAAYTVTDEWMLGPAVLAAPQLTDAPTRSVHLPPGTWYDVAHHRTIPGNRTLTSYSTPLGTAPVFVNLHAKGAQQALRALR, via the coding sequence GTGCGCAGACCATCACGCAGCCCCCGAGTGCTCCTCGCCGCCCTCGCCCTGGCCCTCGCCCTCCCCGTGGGGCTCACCGCGCAGGACCAGGCCCAGGCCGCCCAGGCGACCCCCGCCGCCCCCGCTCCCCGCCTCACCTCGTCCCCGGCCGAGCTGACCCTCACCGTCCCGCGCGGCCGCACCGCGCCCGGCTACCGCCTGACGGTGACGACCGCCCAACTCGCCCTCACCACCAGCCGGTCCGGCGCCACCGTCCTGGCCACCGCCCCGGCCGGCACGGGCGCCCTGCGCTTCCGCGCCGACGGAACCTGGCAGCACGCCACCCGCGTCACCGACTGGACCTGGCGCCACGGCACCCTCACGCTCACCGCGGCCACCACCGCGCCCGGCACCAGCGTCCAGGCCCGCATCACGCCCGCCGCCGACCGCTACCAGCTCGACTGGCAGGTCACCGGGCAGACCGTCCCCGACCGCCTCGGCCTCGCCTACGCCCTCTCCTCCGCCGGCCACTGGTACGGCCACGGCGAGGCCCAGACCCCCTCCGGCGGTCCCGGCACCGACCAGCCCTGGCCGCTGGACACCGGACAGGTCGCACACACCAACTTCGGCCCGGCCTCGTACTACATGGTCGACCCGTTCTGGTACACCTCGCGCTCCACCGGGCTGCGCGTGGACACCGGGCACGTCATGGACGTCGCCCTCAACCAGGGCGGGGACGGCCTCGGCCGCTTCGACATCGAGTCCGCCGAACCGTACAGGGCGACCGTCTTCGTCGAGTCGACGCCCCTTGACGTCTACCGCGACTACATCGGCATCGTCGGCAAGCCCGCCAAGAGCGATGCCACCTACCGGCAGTACGCCGAGCCCGTCTGGAACTCCTGGGCGCAGTTCTACACCGACGTCGACCAGGCCAAACTGCTCGACTACGCCCAGGAACTGCACGACAACGGCATCGGCGGCCACACCCTCCAGCTCGATGACAAGTGGGAGTCCGACTACGGGAACATGACCTTCGACCCGAAGGCGTACCCGGACCCCGCCGCCATGTCGAAGAAGATCCACGACCTCGGCTTCGACTTCGGCCTCTGGGTCACCCTCTGGATCAACCTCGACTCCGACCAGTACGGCTATGCCGCCGACCACGGCTACCTGCTGAAGTCGGCCACCGACACCACCAAGCCCTGCACGGTCACCTGGTGGAACGGCACGGCCGGCATCGTCGACCTCGCCAACCCGGACGCCAAGGCCTGGTACGAGGGCCGCCTGAAGTCCCTCATGAGCGCCTACGGCGTCGACGGCCTGAAGTTCGACACCCGCTTCATCGACGAGAAGTGCGCCCCGCACGAGGGCTACAAGCCCACCGACTACCAGCGCCTCGGCGCACAGCTCGCCGACGAGTACGATCTCCAGGGCGTAGGCATCCGCGTCCACTGGGACACCACCGCCCACCGGGCCGGATTCGTCACCCGCCAGGAGGACAAGGGCACCGGCTGGAACTCCCTGCGGGCCTCCGTCTCCCAGAACCTCGCCATCTCCACCATCGGCTACCCCTTCGTCACCACCGACATGATCGGCGGCTCGCTGGGCCAGTCGGCCCCCACCAAGCAGGTCCTGGTCCGCTGGGCCCAGTCGGCGTCCCTGATGCCCCTGATGTACGCCTCCACGTCCCCCGTCGAGACGAACGACCCCACCACCGGCCAGAAGGTCGTCTACGACCAGGAGACCATCGACCTCTACCGCGCCGCCCTCGCCCGCCACGCCCGCCTGGCCCCCTACATCTGGGACCAGGTCCAGGCCACGCTGCGCACCGGCGACCCGATCATGCGCCCCCTCTTCTTCGACTTCCCGAAGGACCGGGCCGCCTACACGGTCACCGACGAGTGGATGCTGGGCCCGGCCGTCCTCGCCGCCCCCCAGCTCACCGACGCCCCCACCCGCTCCGTCCACCTCCCCCCGGGCACCTGGTACGACGTCGCCCACCACAGGACGATCCCCGGCAACCGCACCCTCACCTCCTACAGCACCCCCCTGGGCACGGCCCCCGTCTTCGTCAACCTCCACGCGAAGGGAGCCCAGCAGGCCCTGCGCGCCCTGCGCTGA
- a CDS encoding carbohydrate kinase family protein, whose product MAGLRTTDDPPCDVYLTGTVFLDIIFTGLDSAPVRGTESWARGMGSSPGGVANMATALARLGLRTSLAAAFGDDHYGEYCWDALEQGEGIDLTPSRTAPGWHSPVTVSMAYEGERTMVSHGHEPPPEEVLLPDLQDGTPLCLPSARAAVASLTPGRREPWIAEAARQGTRVFGDVGWDDTGAWDLAGLADLEHCEAFLPNAEEAMRYTRTDCPRAAAHALTAFVPVAVVTLGAEGAYAVDRRTGESAEVPAIAVEALDPTGAGDVFVAGFVTGSLAGWPLADRLAFAGLTAALSVQEFGGSLSAPGWSEIAAWWRRVQSVPGQDPAALRRYAFLDRLLPEACAEPWPRRRAVPTIGFGRSA is encoded by the coding sequence CTGGCCGGGCTGCGCACCACGGACGACCCGCCCTGCGACGTCTACCTCACCGGGACCGTCTTCCTCGACATCATCTTCACCGGCCTCGACTCCGCCCCGGTGCGCGGCACCGAGTCCTGGGCGCGCGGCATGGGTTCGAGCCCCGGCGGCGTGGCCAACATGGCGACCGCCCTGGCCCGCCTCGGCCTGCGCACCTCGCTCGCGGCGGCCTTCGGCGACGACCACTACGGGGAGTACTGCTGGGACGCGCTGGAACAGGGCGAGGGCATCGACCTCACCCCCTCGCGCACCGCCCCCGGCTGGCACTCGCCGGTCACCGTCTCCATGGCGTACGAGGGCGAGCGCACCATGGTCTCCCACGGCCACGAGCCGCCCCCGGAGGAGGTCCTCCTCCCGGACCTCCAGGACGGCACACCCCTGTGCCTGCCGTCCGCGCGTGCCGCCGTCGCCTCCCTGACGCCCGGCAGGCGCGAGCCGTGGATCGCCGAGGCCGCCCGGCAGGGGACCCGGGTCTTCGGGGACGTCGGCTGGGACGACACCGGCGCCTGGGACCTGGCCGGCCTCGCCGACCTGGAGCACTGCGAGGCGTTCCTGCCCAACGCCGAGGAGGCGATGCGCTACACCCGCACCGACTGCCCGCGCGCCGCGGCGCACGCGCTCACCGCGTTCGTGCCGGTCGCGGTGGTCACCCTCGGCGCGGAGGGCGCCTACGCCGTGGACCGGCGCACGGGGGAGAGCGCCGAGGTGCCCGCCATCGCGGTCGAGGCGCTCGACCCGACCGGCGCGGGCGATGTCTTCGTGGCCGGATTCGTCACCGGCAGTCTGGCCGGCTGGCCGCTGGCCGACCGGCTCGCCTTCGCCGGGCTCACCGCCGCGCTGTCGGTACAGGAGTTCGGCGGTTCGCTGTCGGCGCCGGGCTGGTCCGAGATCGCGGCCTGGTGGCGCCGGGTCCAGTCGGTGCCGGGCCAGGACCCGGCCGCCCTGCGCCGGTACGCCTTCCTGGACCGGCTGCTGCCCGAGGCGTGCGCGGAGCCCTGGCCCCGCCGCCGGGCGGTGCCCACCATCGGTTTCGGCCGCTCCGCGTGA
- a CDS encoding glucarate dehydratase family protein, whose product MSDLGAGLTIAGVRLTPILVADPPLLNTQGVHQPYTPRLIVEVETAGGVTGVGETYGDTKYLELAAPFAARLEGRRVSDLNALFALADEVAVDASRVEDAVDVGGLRGTQTADKLRLSVVSAFEVACLDALGRTLGLPVHELLGGKLRDRVEYSAYLFYKWARHPAGVPAEPDAWGAALDPAGVVAQARRFKERYGFTSFKLKGGVFPPEEEVAAIRALAEAFPGHPLRLDPNGAWSVATSLEVAGQLAGVLEYLEDPALGTPAMAEVAARTGVPLATNMCVTTFAEIPEAFTRGAVQVVLCDHHYWGGLRNTRQLAALCRTFGVGVSMHSNTHLGISLAAMTHVAATLPGLHHACDSHYPWQSEDVLTERLAFTDGCVTVPDGPGLGVELDRDRLAFLHRRWLDDDGALRDRDDTAALRAADPRWTAPPVPRW is encoded by the coding sequence GTGTCCGATCTCGGGGCCGGGCTCACGATCGCCGGGGTGCGGCTGACGCCGATCCTGGTCGCCGATCCGCCGCTGCTGAACACGCAGGGTGTGCACCAGCCGTACACGCCCCGGCTGATCGTCGAGGTGGAGACGGCAGGGGGCGTCACGGGGGTCGGGGAGACCTACGGCGACACCAAGTACCTGGAGCTGGCCGCGCCGTTCGCCGCGCGGCTCGAAGGGCGTCGGGTCAGTGATCTGAACGCGCTGTTCGCGCTCGCGGACGAGGTCGCCGTGGACGCCTCCCGGGTGGAGGACGCCGTGGACGTCGGCGGGCTGCGCGGCACCCAGACCGCCGACAAGCTGCGCCTGTCCGTCGTCTCCGCCTTCGAGGTCGCCTGCCTGGACGCGCTCGGCAGGACCCTCGGCCTGCCGGTGCACGAACTGCTCGGCGGCAAGCTGCGCGACCGCGTCGAGTACAGCGCCTACCTCTTCTACAAATGGGCCCGGCACCCGGCGGGCGTCCCCGCCGAACCCGACGCCTGGGGCGCCGCCCTCGACCCGGCCGGAGTCGTCGCGCAGGCCCGGCGGTTCAAGGAGCGGTACGGCTTCACCTCCTTCAAGCTCAAGGGCGGAGTGTTCCCGCCCGAGGAGGAGGTCGCCGCGATACGGGCCCTGGCCGAGGCGTTCCCCGGGCACCCGCTGCGCCTCGACCCCAACGGCGCCTGGTCCGTCGCCACCTCGCTGGAGGTGGCCGGTCAGCTCGCCGGTGTCCTGGAGTACCTGGAGGACCCCGCGCTCGGCACCCCCGCCATGGCCGAGGTCGCCGCCCGCACCGGGGTGCCGCTGGCCACCAACATGTGCGTGACCACGTTCGCGGAGATACCCGAGGCGTTCACCCGTGGCGCCGTGCAGGTCGTCCTGTGCGACCACCACTACTGGGGCGGACTGCGCAACACCCGCCAACTCGCCGCGCTCTGCCGCACCTTCGGCGTCGGCGTGTCCATGCACTCCAACACCCACCTCGGCATCAGCCTCGCCGCCATGACCCACGTCGCCGCGACCCTCCCCGGCCTCCACCACGCCTGCGACTCCCACTACCCCTGGCAGTCCGAGGACGTCCTCACCGAACGGCTCGCCTTCACCGACGGCTGCGTCACCGTGCCGGACGGTCCCGGCCTCGGCGTCGAACTCGACCGCGACCGGCTGGCGTTCCTGCACCGGCGCTGGCTCGACGACGACGGTGCACTGCGCGACCGCGACGACACGGCGGCCCTGCGCGCCGCCGACCCCCGGTGGACCGCCCCGCCCGTACCGCGCTGGTGA
- a CDS encoding adenosine deaminase, whose translation MPLPKAELHLHIEGTLEPELAFELAARNGVTLPYADTEALREAYRFQDLQTFLNLYYELMAVLRTEQDFADLADAYLARAAAQGVRHAEIFFDPQAHAARGIGMGTVVEGLWRALGRSEERHGVSTRLILCFLRDESAASALETLEAARPYLDRITGIGLDSAEVGHPPAKFREVFERAAALGLRRVAHAGEEGPPQYITEALDVLGVERVDHGLRCVEDPALVGRLVRERIPLTLCPLSNVRLRAVDTLADHPLPAMLEAGLLCTVNSDDPAYFGGYAGDTFDAVHRVLGLSEERLRELARNSFLASFLEDDEERRRRYLAEVEAYEFSGDA comes from the coding sequence ATGCCCCTGCCCAAAGCTGAACTGCACCTCCATATCGAAGGCACCCTGGAGCCTGAGCTGGCCTTCGAGCTGGCCGCGCGCAACGGTGTGACGCTGCCCTACGCGGACACCGAGGCCCTGCGCGAGGCGTACCGCTTCCAGGACCTCCAGACCTTCCTGAACCTGTACTACGAGCTGATGGCCGTCCTGCGCACCGAGCAGGACTTCGCCGACCTCGCCGACGCCTATCTCGCGCGGGCCGCCGCGCAGGGCGTACGGCACGCGGAGATCTTCTTCGACCCGCAGGCGCACGCGGCGCGCGGCATCGGCATGGGCACGGTCGTCGAGGGGCTGTGGCGGGCGCTGGGCCGCAGCGAGGAGCGGCACGGCGTCTCGACCCGGCTGATCCTGTGCTTCCTGCGCGACGAGTCCGCCGCGTCCGCGCTGGAGACCCTGGAGGCCGCCCGGCCGTACCTGGACCGGATCACCGGCATCGGGCTCGACTCGGCCGAGGTCGGGCACCCGCCGGCGAAGTTCCGCGAGGTGTTCGAGCGGGCCGCCGCGCTCGGTCTGCGGCGGGTGGCGCACGCGGGGGAGGAGGGGCCGCCGCAGTACATCACCGAGGCGCTGGACGTGCTCGGCGTCGAGCGCGTCGACCACGGGCTGCGCTGCGTGGAGGACCCCGCGCTGGTCGGCCGGCTGGTCCGCGAGCGGATACCGCTGACCCTGTGCCCGCTGTCCAACGTCCGGCTGCGCGCCGTCGACACCCTCGCCGACCATCCGCTGCCCGCCATGCTGGAGGCGGGGCTGCTGTGCACGGTCAACTCCGACGACCCGGCCTACTTCGGCGGCTACGCGGGCGACACCTTCGACGCCGTCCACCGCGTCCTCGGCCTGTCCGAGGAACGGCTGCGCGAGCTGGCCCGCAACTCCTTCCTCGCCTCCTTCCTGGAGGACGACGAGGAGCGCAGGCGGCGGTATCTGGCGGAGGTGGAGGCGTACGAGTTTTCCGGGGACGCCTGA
- a CDS encoding ribonuclease Z encodes MSVRELVVLGTASQVPTRHRNHNGYLLRWDGEGILFDPGEGTQRQMLRAGAAAHDLNRICVTHFHGDHSLGLAGVIQRINLDRVPHEITAHYPRSGKRFFDRLRHATAYRETVALTEAPVDADGVLATTPAYALEARRLSHPVESYGYRLVEPDGRRMLPDRLAAHGITGPDVGRIQHEGSLRGVPLEAVSEVRRGQRFAFVMDTRLCEGARELAEDCDLLVIESTFLDEDETLATEHGHLTAGQAARLARDAGVRHLVLTHFSQRYSEPAEFERQARAAGFEGELTVAHDLQRVPVPKRR; translated from the coding sequence GTGTCCGTACGTGAACTCGTCGTCCTCGGCACCGCCAGCCAGGTCCCGACCCGGCACCGCAACCACAACGGCTATCTGCTGCGCTGGGACGGCGAGGGCATCCTGTTCGACCCGGGGGAGGGCACCCAGCGGCAGATGCTGCGCGCCGGGGCCGCCGCCCACGACCTGAACCGGATCTGCGTCACCCACTTCCACGGCGACCACAGCCTGGGTCTGGCCGGGGTGATCCAGCGCATCAACCTCGACCGGGTCCCGCACGAGATCACCGCGCACTACCCGCGCTCCGGCAAGCGCTTCTTCGACCGGCTCCGGCACGCCACCGCCTACCGCGAGACGGTCGCCCTCACCGAGGCCCCGGTGGACGCCGACGGCGTCCTCGCCACGACACCGGCGTACGCCCTCGAAGCCCGCCGCCTCTCCCACCCGGTGGAGTCCTACGGCTACCGGCTCGTCGAACCCGACGGGCGCCGTATGCTGCCCGACCGGCTCGCCGCGCACGGCATCACCGGCCCGGACGTGGGCCGGATCCAGCACGAGGGCTCCCTTCGCGGGGTGCCGCTGGAGGCGGTGAGCGAGGTGCGGCGCGGGCAGCGGTTCGCGTTCGTCATGGACACCCGGCTGTGCGAGGGGGCGCGGGAGCTGGCCGAGGACTGCGACCTGCTGGTCATCGAGTCGACCTTCCTCGACGAGGACGAGACGCTCGCCACCGAGCACGGCCACCTCACCGCCGGGCAGGCCGCCCGCCTGGCCCGGGACGCGGGCGTACGGCACCTGGTCCTCACCCACTTCAGCCAGCGCTACTCCGAGCCCGCCGAGTTCGAACGGCAGGCGCGGGCCGCCGGGTTCGAGGGCGAGCTGACCGTGGCCCATGATCTGCAACGGGTGCCGGTTCCGAAACGTCGGTGA
- a CDS encoding histidine triad nucleotide-binding protein, giving the protein MAGEAQDDCLFCKIVAGQVPATVVRETDTTVAFRDINPQAPTHVLVIPKAHYKDAAALAAGAPELAADVLRETRAVADEEKLESYRTVFNTGAGAGQTVWHAHAHVLGGRGLQWPPG; this is encoded by the coding sequence ATGGCAGGGGAAGCGCAGGACGACTGCCTGTTCTGCAAGATCGTCGCGGGTCAGGTCCCCGCGACCGTCGTCCGCGAGACGGACACGACCGTCGCCTTCCGCGACATCAACCCCCAGGCGCCCACCCACGTCCTGGTGATCCCCAAGGCGCACTACAAGGACGCCGCCGCGCTCGCCGCCGGCGCCCCGGAACTCGCCGCCGACGTGCTGCGCGAGACGCGGGCCGTCGCCGACGAGGAGAAGCTGGAGAGCTACCGCACCGTCTTCAACACCGGCGCGGGCGCCGGACAGACCGTCTGGCACGCCCACGCGCACGTCCTCGGCGGCCGCGGCCTCCAGTGGCCGCCCGGCTAG